Proteins encoded within one genomic window of Oryza glaberrima chromosome 12, OglaRS2, whole genome shotgun sequence:
- the LOC127757562 gene encoding calmodulin-like protein 5, translated as MAEVEVRVRQEQVAEFREAFAFFDKDGDGCITLEELDTVVRSLGQTPTREELAEMIRDVDVDGNGTIEFAEFLALMARKASRGGENGGGGDDSGDAADEELREAFKVFDKDQDGLISAAELRHVMISLGEKLTDEEVEQMIREADLDGDGQVNFDEFVRMMMLSDQ; from the coding sequence atggcggaggtggaggtgaggGTGAGGCAGGAGCAGGTGGCGGAGTTCAGGGAGGCGTTCGCGTTCTTCGACAAGGACGGGGACGGGTGCATCACGCTGGAGGAGCTGGACACGGTCGTGCGGTCGCTGGGGCAGACGCCGACgagggaggagctcgccgagaTGATccgcgacgtcgacgtcgacggcaaCGGCACCATCGAGTTCGCCGAGTTCCTCGCCCTCATGGCCCGCAAGgcctcgcgcggcggcgagaacggcggaggaggagacgactccggcgacgccgccgacgaggagctccGGGAGGCGTTCAAGGTGTTCGACAAGGACCAGGACGGGctcatctccgccgccgagctccgccacGTGATGATCAGCCTCGGCGAGAAGCTCACCGACGAGGAGGTGGAGCAGATGATCCGGGAGGccgacctcgacggcgacggccaggTCAACTTCGACGAGTTCGTCAGGATGATGATGCTCTCCGACCAATAA
- the LOC127756747 gene encoding CBL-interacting protein kinase 4 produces the protein MAMAAMDARKKKSGGGGGGEPLLGKYELGRMLGRGTFAKVYLARAVAGGEAVAVKVIDKAEVMGTAGMAPRVLREVAAMRRLRHPHVLRLHEVLATRARIYLVMELATGGDLLSRLAALPRRRLPESGARRVFVQLVDALSYCHARGVAHRDVKPQNVLLDGDGNLKVSDFGLAALPDTLRDDGRLHTACGTPAYAAPEVLRRRAYDGAKADAWSCGVILFVLLAGHLPFDDSNIADMCRKAHRREYELPRWVSQPARRLVSRLLDPNPDTRVAVESLAAHHPWFKRSLSVDSQLDGLLNGEPERAVAFQAAPPPPLNAFDIISMSPGLDLSGLFGEHDKSLREKRFTTTASPEKTLEQLGLAGGKLGYVVVVGKKGVECLPLAGGRLSSGIAAMSVEMSEVAPPLLLVELRLEVAAGDVDGGDGEVKGFGWEQLRMELGDVVRAWHSCEDLCEI, from the coding sequence ATGGCCATGGCTGCCATGgacgcgaggaagaagaagagcggcggcggcggcggcggcgagccgcttCTCGGCAAGTATGAGCTTGGGCGGATGCTTGGGCGAGGGACGTTCGCCAAGGTGTACCtggcgcgcgcggtggccggcggcgaggcggtggcggtgaaggTGATCGACAAGGCGGAGGTGATGGGCACGGCGGGCATGGCGCCGCGCGTGCtccgggaggtggcggcgatgcggcggctgCGCCACCCGCACGTGCTGCGCCTCCACGAGGTGCTCGCCACGCGCGCCAGGATCTACCTCGTCATGGAgctcgccaccggcggcgacctcctGTCGAGGCTGGCggcgctgccgcggcggcgcctgcCCGAGAGCGGCGCGCGCCGGGTGTTCGTCCAGCTCGTCGACGCGCTGTCCTACTGCCacgcgcgcggcgtggcgcaCCGTGACGTGAAGCCGCAGAACGtcctcctcgacggcgacggcaacctcAAGGTCtccgacttcggcctcgccgcgctcccggACACGCTCCGCGACGACGGCCGCCTCCACACCGCGTGCGGCACGCCGGCGTACGCGGCGCCCGAGGTGCTCCGCCGCAGGGCCTACGACGGCGCCAAGGCCGACGCGTGGTCGTGCGGCGTCATCctcttcgtcctcctcgccggccacctcccctTCGACGACTCCAACATCGCCGACATGTGCCGGAAGGCGCACCGCCGCGAGTACGAGCTCCCGCGGTGGGTGTCCCAGCCGGCGCGCCGCCTGGTGAGCCGCCTGCTCGACCCGAACCCGGACACCCGCGTCGCCGTCGAGTCGCTGGCGGCGCACCACCCGTGGTTCAAGCGCTCGCTCAGCGTCGACTCCCAGCTCGACGGCCTCCTCAACGGCGAGCCAGAGCGCGCCGTGGCGTtccaggcggcgccgccgccgccgctgaacgCGTTCGACATCATCTCCATGTCTCCCGGGCTCGACCTGTCCGGGCTGTTCGGCGAACACGACAAGAGCCTAAGGGAGAAGCGGTtcacgacgacggcgtcgccggagaagacgcTGGAGCagctcggcctcgccggcgggaAGCTCGGgtacgtggtggtggtggggaagaAAGGGGTGGAGTGCTTGCCGCTGGCGGGGGGGCGGCTGTCGTCGGGGATCGCCGCGATGTCGGTGGAGATGTcggaggtggcgccgccgctgttgcTCGTCGAGCTGAGGctggaggtcgccgccggcgacgtcgacggcggcgacggcgaggtgaaGGGGTTTGGGTGGGAGCAGCTGAGAATGGAGCTAGGTGATGTAGTTAGGGCTTGGCATAGTTGTGAGGATTTGTGTGAAATTTAG